One Festucalex cinctus isolate MCC-2025b chromosome 1, RoL_Fcin_1.0, whole genome shotgun sequence genomic region harbors:
- the stard3 gene encoding stAR-related lipid transfer protein 3, whose product MPGAEYGEFGGSLPAIASLNASYSTSLSLPSPYLLLPPPAERKLISDVRRTFCLFVTFDLLFISLLWIIELNISSTIWDSLEKEVIHYNFRSSFFDIFILALFRFLCLQVGYAAFRLRHWWVIAVTTLVTSVFLVVKVIVSNLLSQNAFGYVLPITSFVVAWLETWFLDFKVLPQEADDERAYLAAVNAACERAPVMYPRAVSDGQFYSPPESVAGSEEDLDEEGLGRRAVTAQEKELVRQGREAMTIVEQILTQEENWKFEKHNDAGDSVYTLEIPFHGKTFILKAFMQCPAELVYQEVILQPEKMVLWNRTVSACQILQRVDDNTLVTYDVSAGAAGGVVSARDFVNVRRVERKRDCYLSAGMATDHGAKAPCGRYVRGENGPGGFVVLKSSSNPSVCTFIWILNTDLKGRLPRYLIHQSLAATMFEFMSHLRQRIAELRPAMRCHRQHHPC is encoded by the exons ATGCCCGGCGCAGAGTACGGGGAGTTCGGGGGCAGCCTGCCTGCCATCGCCTCACTGAATGCATCGTACTCCACCTCCCTGTCTCTGCCATCCCCGTACCTGCTGCTTCCTCCGCCCGCTGAGCGCAAGCTCATCTCGGACGTTCGCCGCACCTTTTGCCTCTTTGTCACCTTTGACTTACTCTTCATCTCACTGCTGTGGATCATCGAGCTCAAC ATCTCCAGCACCATCTGGGATAGCTTGGAAAAAGAGGTCATCCACTACAACTTTAGGTCTTCCTTCTTTGACATCTTT ATCCTGGCGCTGTTCCGCTTCCTGTGCCTGCAGGTGGGCTACGCTGCCTTTCGGCTGAGGCACTGGTGGGTGATTGCG GTCACCACCCTTGTGACCAGTGTCTTCCTCGTGGTGAAGGTCATCGTTTCAAAC CTTCTCTCCCAGAATGCATTTGGCTATGTGCTGCCCATCACGTCCTTCGTGGTGGCCTGGCTGGAAACTTGGTTCCTGGACTTCAAGGTGCTCCCGCAGGAGGCGGATGATGAGCGAG CTTACCTAGCGGCGGTGAACGCGGCCTGCGAGCGGGCTCCCGTCATGTACCCTCGCGCTGTGTCTGACGGACAATTCTATTCGCCGCCTGAATCAGTCGCAG GCTCTGAAGAAGATCTCGACGAGGAGGGTCTTGGCCGGCGCGCTGTCACCGCTCAG GAGAAGGAGCTTGTTCGACAAGGACGCGAGGCCATGACCATCGTGGAGCAGATCCTCACCCAGGAGGAAAACTGGAAGTTTGAGAAGCACAAC GATGCCGGCGACTCAGTCTACACTCTGGAGATTCCATTCCACGGCAAGACGTTCATTCTTAAG GCCTTTATGCAGTGTCCTGCTGAGTTGGTGTACCAGGAGGTCATTTTGCAGCCAGAGAAGATGGTCCTTTGGAACAGAACTGTGTCTGCCTGCCAG ATCCTGCAGCGAGTGGATGACAACACACTGGTGACATATGATGTCTCGGCTGGGGCAGCTGGAGGAGTTGTGTCTGCCCG GGACTTTGTCAATGTCCGTCGAGTGGAACGTAAACGAGACTGCTACCTTTCTGCCGGCATGGCCACCGATCACGGCGCCAAAGCACCCTGTGGGCGTTATGTCAG GGGAGAGAACGGTCCAGGTGGATTTGTGGTCCTCAAATCCAGCAGCAACCCGTCCGTCTGCACCTTCATATGGATCCTCAACACGGACTTGAAG GGTCGACTACCGCGCTACCTCATTCACCAGAGTCTGGCGGCCACCATGTTTGAGTTCATGTCCCACCTGCGCCAGCGCATTGCCGAACTGCGGCCCGCCATGCGCTGCCACCGCCAGCACCACCCGTGCTAG